tcctctcgctgcgctcgagtcgttacgtctaCGGTGCCGGAGAGACTGGTAGACAGTGGAATCGAGTATTCTGATTATCGTAGAAACACATGCATTATTCATTACATTATTTTCGACGGTAGCCTGGACCTGAGCCTCCGCTACCGTGGCCGCCATGACCGCTATTATTGCCGTTATTATTTCCTGCGACGATATTGCTACCACCATAAGCTCCATTGTCGTCATTATTCATGCCCATGAATCCGGCAGGTGGTGGCGGGAATCCTCCAGCTCCCATGCCTGGCATGCCGGGGAATCCTTGGTTGAAAGTCATCATCTCTGGTGGGAATACTGGCATGCCCATCATGGCCATCACCTTTTGTGGTGTATAGTTTGCTCGCAGAGTATCTTGTTTCGAACAGTATGCCGTCCATGTAAACTCGTCGAACCCGTAGTTGAAATAATCGGTAATATCTGAACCTGGCCTTCGCCATGGTTTGTCTTCTAAATCTTCGATTACAACCTCCGTTAATGGTTTGCCATTGTGTTCAGCCACCGCATTGATATCTATACCTGGTGGTTTCTCTGCTCTCTGAATTTCTTTGCCGCCTGTTGTCGCGGCTTCTTTTGCTGTATCGTTTGCTGCTGTGGCTTTTCCCGTGGAATATGGCACTTGCCGTGATGGAGCCTCTGCCTTCTGACCTGGTTTGGTGTCGATTACAAATTCAATATCTGAATCGtcatcctcttcctcgtcatcctcttcttcttcctcgtcgCCTTCATCTGTAGCAGCTACTTCATTGGTTGCTGGAGGAGCTTTAGTAGCATCTCCCGATGTCGCTGTCGAATCTAATCCTAAAGCTTCGCTTATACTGGCATCCTCGCTGGCATCTTGAGTTGTGGTCTTCTGACGTTTTGGCTTAGGACTTTCAGATCCATATAGGaactcgtcgtcatcttcaatgTTCGACATTGTATGTACTG
The Sugiyamaella lignohabitans strain CBS 10342 chromosome A, complete sequence genome window above contains:
- the FIP1 gene encoding Fip1p (Subunit of cleavage polyadenylation factor (CPF); interacts directly with poly(A) polymerase (Pap1p) to regulate its activity; bridging factor that links Pap1p and the CPF complex via Yth1p; GO_component: GO:0005847 - mRNA cleavage and polyadenylation specificity factor complex [Evidence IDA] [PMID 12819204]; GO_component: GO:0005634 - nucleus [Evidence IEA,IEA]; GO_function: GO:0003723 - RNA binding [Evidence IMP] [PMID 11238938]; GO_function: GO:0030674 - protein binding, bridging [Evidence IGI,IMP] [PMID 21282348]; GO_function: GO:0030674 - protein binding, bridging [Evidence IPI] [PMID 7736590]; GO_process: GO:0006379 - mRNA cleavage [Evidence IDA] [PMID 11344258]; GO_process: GO:0006378 - mRNA polyadenylation [Evidence IDA] [PMID 11344258]; GO_process: GO:0006397 - mRNA processing [Evidence IEA]) — protein: MSNIEDDDEFLYGSESPKPKRQKTTTQDASEDASISEALGLDSTATSGDATKAPPATNEVAATDEGDEEEEEDDEEEDDDSDIEFVIDTKPGQKAEAPSRQVPYSTGKATAANDTAKEAATTGGKEIQRAEKPPGIDINAVAEHNGKPLTEVVIEDLEDKPWRRPGSDITDYFNYGFDEFTWTAYCSKQDTLRANYTPQKVMAMMGMPVFPPEMMTFNQGFPGMPGMGAGGFPPPPAGFMGMNNDDNGAYGGSNIVAGNNNGNNSGHGGHGSGGSGPGYRRK